Proteins encoded by one window of Clostridium cagae:
- a CDS encoding ribose-phosphate pyrophosphokinase: MTELNHELGIIALESCKELGKAIDDFIRTTRKQEESFLIPINEIRFSNGEGKVKISETVRGKDIYILCDVGNYSCTYKMFGFKNHKGPDEHFQDIKRTVSAIRGKAARITVIMPLLYESRQHRRKGRESLDCALALQELERLGVDEILTFDVHDPNIQNAIPLLSFENIYPTYDIVKSIILNEKSLELDKEKLLVISPDTGAMDRAIYYSSVLGVDVGLFYKRRDHTTIVNGKNPIVQHEYMGRDVTGRDVLIVDDMIASGESVLDIAKELKSRGARNVYVAATFAFFTEGLNKFNKAYEEGLIKRIYSTNLTYIPQSLKDAEWFTSADMSEFVSRVINRLNHGKSIAKYMDATRIIHTLLNE; the protein is encoded by the coding sequence ATGACTGAATTAAATCATGAACTTGGAATAATAGCATTAGAAAGCTGTAAAGAATTAGGTAAGGCAATAGATGACTTTATAAGAACTACTAGAAAACAAGAAGAGTCGTTTTTAATACCGATTAATGAAATAAGATTTTCTAATGGTGAAGGAAAGGTTAAGATTTCTGAAACAGTAAGAGGAAAAGATATTTACATATTATGTGACGTTGGAAATTATAGTTGCACATATAAAATGTTTGGTTTCAAAAATCATAAAGGTCCAGATGAACATTTCCAAGACATTAAAAGAACAGTTTCAGCTATTAGAGGAAAAGCTGCTAGAATTACTGTAATAATGCCACTTCTTTATGAATCAAGACAACATAGACGTAAAGGAAGAGAATCTTTAGACTGCGCTTTAGCACTTCAAGAACTAGAAAGATTAGGAGTAGATGAAATTCTTACATTTGATGTTCATGATCCTAATATTCAAAATGCTATTCCATTATTATCTTTTGAAAATATTTATCCAACTTATGATATAGTAAAATCAATTATATTAAATGAAAAATCATTAGAACTAGATAAAGAAAAATTACTAGTAATAAGTCCGGATACTGGAGCAATGGACAGGGCTATATATTATTCAAGCGTACTAGGTGTTGATGTTGGTTTATTCTATAAGAGAAGAGATCATACAACTATAGTAAATGGAAAAAATCCTATAGTACAACATGAGTATATGGGAAGAGATGTTACTGGAAGAGATGTTTTAATTGTTGATGATATGATAGCATCTGGTGAATCTGTTCTTGATATAGCAAAGGAATTAAAAAGCAGAGGTGCTAGAAATGTATATGTAGCTGCAACATTTGCATTCTTTACTGAAGGTCTTAATAAGTTTAATAAAGCTTACGAAGAAGGATTAATAAAGAGAATTTACTCTACTAATTTAACATACATACCGCAATCATTAAAAGATGCTGAGTGGTTTACAAGTGCTGATATGTCAGAATTTGTATCTAGAGTAATAAATAGATTAAATCATGGAAAATCAATTGCTAAATATATGGATGCAACAAGAATAATACATACTTTATTAAATGAATAA
- a CDS encoding 50S ribosomal protein L25 codes for MSNLTFKVYERSVKENKKALRRTGLIPCVIFGEFLKESIPVKMPTGEFNKMITNNNSGSIITLNLNDKKINCVVKEIQKLSPSKILHVSFQSVKPNEKIKMRIPIKYIGQENLETKRLLLETFTPFIDFQGDVEKIPEFLEVNVSEMSCEDKLFVEDVTVPDDVLVMTDPKTLLAVITPFIE; via the coding sequence ATGTCAAATTTAACATTTAAGGTATACGAAAGAAGTGTAAAAGAAAATAAAAAGGCTCTTAGAAGAACTGGATTGATTCCATGTGTAATCTTTGGTGAATTCTTAAAAGAATCAATTCCTGTAAAAATGCCTACTGGTGAATTTAATAAGATGATAACAAATAACAATAGTGGTTCTATTATAACTTTAAATTTGAATGATAAAAAAATAAATTGTGTAGTTAAAGAAATTCAAAAACTTAGTCCTAGCAAAATTTTACATGTTAGTTTTCAATCTGTAAAACCAAATGAAAAAATTAAGATGAGAATACCTATTAAATATATTGGACAAGAAAATTTAGAAACAAAAAGATTATTATTAGAAACATTTACTCCTTTTATTGATTTTCAAGGGGATGTTGAAAAAATACCTGAGTTCCTTGAAGTTAACGTATCAGAAATGAGTTGTGAAGATAAATTATTTGTTGAGGATGTCACTGTACCAGATGATGTATTAGTAATGACTGATCCAAAAACATTATTAGCTGTAATTACTCCTTTTATTGAATAA
- a CDS encoding 50S ribosomal protein L25: MANVSFKVYERNTKESKNKLRKTGLIPGIIFGEFLTESIPVKMCNAELHRMIRNNNSGSIITLDLEDKKFNCVVKEIQKLSPREILHVSFQSVKPNEKIKMRIPIKYIGQENLETKRLVLETFTPFLDFQGDVEKIPEFLEVNVSKMNCEDKLFVEDINVPKDILVTTDPKTLLAVINPCL; encoded by the coding sequence ATGGCAAATGTATCATTTAAGGTTTATGAAAGAAATACAAAGGAAAGTAAAAACAAACTTAGAAAAACTGGATTAATTCCAGGTATAATTTTCGGTGAATTCCTAACAGAATCAATTCCAGTAAAAATGTGTAATGCTGAACTTCATAGGATGATAAGAAATAATAATAGTGGTTCTATTATTACTCTAGATTTAGAGGATAAAAAATTTAACTGTGTAGTTAAAGAGATACAAAAACTTAGTCCTAGAGAAATTTTACATGTTAGTTTTCAATCTGTAAAACCAAATGAAAAAATTAAGATGAGAATACCTATTAAATATATTGGACAAGAAAATTTAGAAACAAAACGATTAGTATTAGAAACATTTACTCCTTTTTTAGATTTCCAAGGAGATGTTGAAAAAATACCTGAATTTCTTGAGGTTAATGTATCTAAAATGAATTGTGAGGATAAATTATTTGTTGAAGATATTAATGTACCAAAGGATATCTTAGTAACAACTGACCCTAAAACATTATTAGCTGTTATAAATCCTTGCTTATAG
- a CDS encoding helicase-related protein — translation MKKNAAQREFKKYKSQINQIEEIVEHSKPGALIEHESSIRKKVRHLKEFENQGLKDFNEVYEKYEQLLEYVSKRMLDYYNNKNNTDFDFYQVVRGNYNNFLNQGLMTVLTKMHIPKLIAKEFEEKFPTNPKDEYIHTRHMKRKFYIHLGDTNTGKTYNAIERLKTAKNGVYLSPLRILALENFERLNKEGVVCDLLTGEEEIIKVGATHASCTIEKVNLKEHYDIAVIDEIQMISDTHRGMAWSKAVLGLQCDEIHICGASNAKYILEKMLKDCNDEYEIKDYKRSIPLEVEYKNFNYNDVKDGDAIVVFSKKRVLEIAEDYSREGIKASVIYGDLPPEVRRMQYEQFVNKETKVLVTTDAIGMGVNLPIRRIIFMSIRKFDGEEVRELTSQEVKQVGGRAGRIGIYDVGYIAGIGGTADFIKSKLEAEDNIIRKAVVGPSDAILKIKSLPLNEKLALWSTREEKLDYYTKMDISEYILILDKIKKYKLKEEDEWDLLKVPFDVSRDDLMETFLNYVDELFINKQDELFIPQCYTGNLDELEIYYQKVNMYYSFSKIFNLKFDAKWVYDERMKISEAINEILIRM, via the coding sequence ATGAAGAAGAATGCAGCGCAAAGAGAATTTAAGAAGTATAAGAGTCAGATAAATCAAATAGAGGAAATAGTAGAGCATTCAAAACCGGGAGCACTTATAGAACATGAAAGCTCAATTAGAAAGAAAGTAAGGCACCTTAAGGAATTTGAGAATCAAGGGTTAAAGGATTTCAATGAAGTGTATGAAAAATATGAACAATTATTAGAATATGTTTCAAAGAGAATGCTTGATTATTATAATAATAAAAATAATACAGATTTTGATTTTTACCAAGTTGTGCGTGGAAATTATAATAATTTTTTAAATCAAGGTTTAATGACTGTATTAACTAAAATGCATATACCAAAATTAATAGCAAAAGAATTTGAAGAAAAATTCCCAACTAACCCAAAAGATGAATATATTCATACTAGACATATGAAAAGGAAATTTTATATTCATTTAGGTGATACGAATACTGGTAAAACCTATAATGCAATAGAACGCCTTAAAACTGCAAAGAATGGAGTTTATTTATCTCCGCTTAGAATTCTTGCATTAGAAAACTTTGAAAGGCTTAATAAAGAAGGCGTAGTTTGTGATTTGTTAACTGGAGAAGAAGAAATAATAAAGGTTGGAGCTACTCATGCTTCATGTACAATAGAAAAAGTTAATTTAAAAGAACATTACGATATAGCTGTAATTGATGAGATTCAAATGATTAGCGATACTCATAGGGGCATGGCTTGGAGTAAAGCTGTACTTGGATTACAATGTGATGAAATACATATATGTGGAGCATCGAATGCAAAATATATATTAGAAAAAATGTTAAAAGATTGTAATGATGAATATGAAATAAAAGATTATAAAAGATCTATTCCTCTTGAAGTTGAGTATAAGAACTTTAATTATAATGATGTTAAGGATGGAGATGCTATTGTAGTTTTTTCAAAAAAGAGAGTATTAGAAATAGCAGAGGATTATTCACGAGAAGGAATAAAAGCTAGTGTAATATATGGAGATTTACCACCAGAAGTTAGAAGAATGCAATATGAACAATTTGTTAATAAAGAAACAAAGGTTCTTGTAACTACAGATGCTATAGGAATGGGAGTTAATTTACCAATAAGAAGAATTATTTTTATGAGTATAAGAAAGTTTGATGGAGAAGAGGTAAGAGAATTAACGTCGCAAGAAGTAAAACAAGTTGGTGGGCGTGCAGGAAGAATAGGAATTTATGATGTAGGATATATTGCTGGCATAGGTGGTACAGCAGACTTTATTAAATCTAAATTAGAAGCAGAAGATAATATTATAAGAAAAGCTGTAGTGGGACCATCAGATGCAATACTTAAAATAAAAAGTTTACCTTTGAATGAAAAGTTAGCATTATGGAGTACTAGAGAAGAAAAATTAGATTATTATACTAAAATGGATATTAGTGAGTATATTTTAATTTTGGATAAAATAAAGAAATATAAATTAAAAGAAGAGGATGAATGGGATTTATTAAAAGTACCTTTTGATGTTTCAAGAGATGACTTAATGGAAACATTCTTAAATTATGTAGATGAATTATTTATTAATAAACAAGATGAATTGTTTATTCCACAGTGTTATACAGGTAATTTAGATGAGTTAGAAATATATTATCAAAAGGTAAATATGTATTATTCATTTTCTAAAATATTTAATTTAAAGTTTGATGCTAAATGGGTTTATGATGAAAGAATGAAAATAAGTGAAGCAATAAATGAAATATTAATAAGAATGTAA
- a CDS encoding DUF3298 and DUF4163 domain-containing protein codes for MKRNYIRKILLASLAIIMTTGLLLSNGQKASASTIDTNSSQVQVIETNMSKNFSYFNQNITLPNLQAKSNDEKFNIINEKISNPVNSLAYNMKIQSKEYFDMFGKEFTTYPYELNVNYKLTNNSTSLTSLYMDIYSFTGGAHGNTLRNAYTIDNNTKDLLSLNNLFITGYDYKKIINDTISKQIISDPEKYFASSLNFEGVNDDVNFYVDGDNLVIYYQQYEIAPYCVGIPEFKIPLSLFGENYLYNNSIVH; via the coding sequence ATGAAAAGAAATTATATACGAAAAATTCTATTAGCTAGCTTAGCTATAATAATGACCACTGGTCTACTTTTAAGTAATGGACAAAAAGCAAGTGCTTCTACTATAGACACCAATAGTTCACAAGTACAAGTAATAGAAACTAATATGTCTAAAAATTTCTCATATTTCAATCAAAATATTACATTACCTAATCTTCAAGCTAAAAGTAATGATGAAAAATTTAATATTATAAATGAGAAAATTAGTAATCCTGTTAATTCATTAGCATATAATATGAAAATTCAAAGCAAAGAATATTTTGATATGTTTGGAAAAGAATTTACAACTTATCCCTACGAACTAAATGTAAATTATAAGTTAACTAATAATTCTACTTCACTAACAAGCTTATATATGGACATTTATTCATTTACTGGTGGTGCTCATGGAAACACATTGAGAAATGCATATACTATAGATAACAATACAAAAGATCTGTTATCTTTAAATAATTTATTTATCACAGGATATGATTATAAAAAAATAATAAATGATACAATATCAAAACAAATTATCAGTGATCCTGAAAAGTATTTTGCTTCATCACTAAATTTTGAAGGAGTTAATGATGACGTAAACTTTTATGTCGATGGAGATAATCTTGTAATATACTATCAACAATATGAAATAGCACCATACTGCGTAGGAATACCAGAATTCAAAATTCCTTTAAGTTTATTTGGTGAAAACTATTTATATAATAACTCTATAGTTCATTAG
- the aroD gene encoding type I 3-dehydroquinate dehydratase, with product MKRIVQVKNVKIGEGIPKICVPIVGATSKEILDEAEKLKELTLDIVEWRVDFYEEVFDIEKVKDTLSKLTTTLNEVPLIFTFRNKIEGGEREIPIEYYLKLNLEVAKTKLVDLIDVELFIGDDLVKEIVEVAHDNDVKVIISNHDFFKTPCKEEIISRLIKMIQLNGDLPKIAVMPQCEIDVLTLLYATNEVKHKYPNNSIITMSMSGRGIISRIAGEIFGSCLTFGAAKKASAPGQIGVEELNSVLKVLHENI from the coding sequence ATGAAAAGGATAGTACAAGTAAAGAATGTTAAAATAGGTGAAGGCATACCTAAAATATGTGTACCTATTGTTGGGGCAACAAGTAAAGAAATATTAGATGAAGCAGAAAAGTTAAAAGAGTTAACTTTAGATATAGTTGAATGGCGAGTTGATTTTTACGAAGAAGTTTTTGACATAGAAAAGGTAAAGGACACTCTTTCAAAATTAACAACCACTTTAAATGAAGTTCCACTTATTTTTACATTTAGAAATAAAATAGAAGGTGGAGAAAGAGAAATTCCAATTGAATATTATTTGAAATTAAATTTAGAAGTAGCAAAGACTAAATTAGTAGATTTAATTGATGTTGAGCTGTTTATAGGTGATGATTTAGTAAAAGAGATAGTAGAAGTTGCACATGATAATGACGTTAAAGTTATTATTTCAAATCATGATTTTTTTAAAACTCCATGTAAAGAAGAAATTATATCTAGACTAATTAAAATGATACAATTGAATGGTGATTTACCTAAAATAGCTGTTATGCCACAATGTGAAATAGATGTTTTAACTTTACTTTATGCTACAAATGAAGTGAAGCATAAATATCCTAATAATTCAATAATAACCATGTCTATGAGTGGAAGAGGTATTATAAGTAGAATTGCAGGAGAAATTTTTGGATCTTGTTTAACTTTTGGTGCTGCAAAAAAAGCATCAGCACCTGGGCAAATAGGGGTTGAAGAATTAAATTCTGTACTTAAAGTATTGCATGAAAATATATAA